TCCTACCGTTGTCAAATTTCTGTGCGGTTTTGGGGTCAAAGTTGAGGTATTTGAGCAGTTCTGTCGTCCAGCTCTTCTCGTCGCGCTCACTGAAGCGTCCTTTCCAGCGCAAGTGGCTCCAAGGATTTTTGAGCTGAAGAAACCGTAACCCCtggagttaaaaaaacaaaacatgatttagCAGAACAGGATTGCACAGTACAAGTATTTACTTTTACTTAATTTTTGGTGTATGAAGTGAAATACCTGTCAAGCTAAGTAGCCCCTATGAAAATGTATCATAGCCAACCTCGAGACAATAACACTTACTGGCTACGGCGACCCTGTAGATACTGTACTATTAGCAGTACAGAATGTGACTCCACCTTCTAGTTCTTTTTGCTCTGCAACTATATTTAATTTTCTACAGCAGCAAAACCAATATTAAGTACTGAACAGTGTAAGCCCAGATGCGGCAAGTACAATATTTCACAAAAGGATATACAGTCAGATTATTCCTCTTGGAGATGTGAAGAGTACCTTGTATTCTCGAATGTCCAGGACAGCGTAAGCATGTGTGGGCACCAGGCCCCACCGCTCGCCTTCCTCCTCTGTCATCACCCCCGTCGCTGTTGTGATGAGGACGTGTCCCTTATGAAACCTAAGAGGAATGAATACTTCATTTGATAATTGTAAATATAGAGGTTGCTTTTTGTATGTCAAAGATAGGGAGTAACAtcacaggttttttttatgtttttgtgtttacatatgtactgtactatatgtacaaatgtatgcaatgtttatgtgtgtgtgtaagaagCAGTTGCATGTTCTGAGACTGTATGCTTCTGTGACAGGGTGTATAGAATACTGCTCAGTAAGAGTAATGACGCACTATACATTTCGTACACTGTTCGGTTTCCTGGGTTATTAATATTGTACTgccatgtgtttgttttgttttgtagttacaTTACAAATTAATTCTGGAAATAAATAGGTGCTTTGTTTCCCCTGAAACTGCATCTGTTGTAGGTCTACGTTATATGCCAATTGAAGACATTTGTCAATTGCTTCCTGTCAATGTACCCTTTATTGGTGCTACTGGGGGTACTGTAGTTGGCAAGTCTGTACTCTGCTGCTAACTACAGCCTCCACATATTCTATAATTAATCAAAATGTGTCTTCTTTGATAGCCTGCCCGATGGCAATTTTTTCTAGTGTTTTGCTTACTTGGAGTAGCTTATTTGTAAAGACATTTAAAGAGTACATCTTGTTTTAAACGCAAATCTGTGAATTTATACAGGTCTTACTGCACTCCTCAACCACCAGGACCTCTTGCAGTACACGTCTCTTTTTCAAACCTATCTGAGTTTCCAGAGGTCTACGCTCATACCTTTGATACAGCATTCGGAAAGTGTCATCTTTGCTGAAAGCTTGATTGTCTGAATGCATGGCAATTCGTTCAGGGATCCAACCAGTTAGAGCATGAAGATCAATATTCTGTAAAAAGACATCTGAATTGGAAAACTGTTTCCCtagctatttattttaatagtgaTTCACAATacatctgcccccccccccccccccccccacccaaagaTGCCTGTGATCAGTCTAACTTTGGAACAACCTAATAATTTTTTTATACCTCTCAAATTATActaaagaaaaaagtacatctgAGTTTAAATCTTGAGTTAAAATTATGGAAGTAGCCTAAATGTTGGGCATAATGTGCAACTGAAGTTTTATAGATGAAACCTCTCTGAGCATAATGTACAGTAACCTAGCTGAGCCAAAGCTTGTTAttccaatcacagcctgtcagaaACTTCAAGTGGGGCTTATTATGTACTTTCACTGAAAGATTCAGTTATTATTTGTAGaatttctttctttcagctcaTGGAATCTAAACTGGTTTGCACTAAGGTTAGTTGCTAAGAAACCTTTTACCCTTGGTGATTGGTGATAAACAATGTTTTCCTTTTTGTCACTTACCGAATTGGAACCTGGGAAATCATACCCCCCCATGACCTTCATGTAGGCTTTCTCAATCAGGGACACCCACAGCTCATTCTTGTTGCTGGAGTAGGAACAGAGCAGCTCCCCATTGTGATCCACTGGCAAATAGTCATCAATTATAACCTGGCATCAAAGTGAATACAATCAGCAGGTTAAAGAGTACAGTTCATCCTTACTAATTAAATAGCAATCCATTGTAACTGCCTTTTCGTGGGTAACATACAGTCTATAAAGCAAGCCATCTAATCCTTCTtctataactataaaacactgaatAATGGTACATTTCGagtaggattaaaaaaaaaggtatatattatatatattattatttttttcaaatgacaAATGCACTAGAAGTCCTTCTCAGTGTCGTCTGTCATCTAATCTGAGAGGTTCTGGATTGTTTAGGCAAACTAAAATGAAAAATGCAGGTTCCAaacaatatgatttttttttacgaAAATATAGATTCATTCTTTCTAAACTTTAGTAGaaagtattaatttattaattccCAAATGCAGTTTCATCTTTAGGACACAAACTTCCTGCCTCCTTGCAACCTGTTTGCACAGAGTAAGCAAGCTTTAGCTACTACTTTCAGCAAAAGTTATACTGAATAACTTCTGGTATTCAGTAGCTCCTGTAGCAAACTAAATATTACACAGACAGGGCTCTAAAATGGCAAtaaaaagggcaaggccaaaatggcgttcagttcaatacatttgtatagggCACCGAGAccactaaacttaagtcaagaCAAAAGTGTAGGATTCATATATGAAGCTAATTATTGaccacagaaagaaacaacacagttgagacataataaaaaaataaaaaaataaagtatatgaacataatttagatctattatttaacatcatgtaatcaaataaactacaaaatgatattggaaaAGTCTACTGGTAGctattagtagtacagtatttcaatgtttatgttcaatttttggcagtttttcattgtgctatggaaaactacaaagtggtatgatGTAATTCAATAGGTTAACATAACATTAGTCAGTAGGTTTCATCTGACTTTAAGAAGCAAAATTAGTAAATAGGGTGATGACAAACTTTGGCCAGTGCTGTACAGTCCAGCCTGCAAGGACATAGCTCCCTGCGCTGATGCCAGGCATTCATGGAACTGTTTTTGTTCAATTGTAATAGCATATATTCTTCTCAGTTTAACAAACTCAGAAACTTCGTTCCCGCGTGTAACATATACAATCCGAGTCGCTTTGTTGCATTTATGGATAAAGCTACCAACTTTCCGAAGCCTAAATCTGCAAATAATTAGCAAATATAGGTACCCAGTGTTCTTTCAATGAAAATTCTTCCGTACCtcagtttaataatatttttgtgCAAGGAGCTTTTCTACACTTCCAGCTGGCTGCCAGGAAACAGAATGTGGGTAGGCAGaagttttcatttttcttttttttggaaagtTGTAACAAGTGGAGCACCGCTGTGTGCAGAAGTCAATTAATATTTGCTCTCTATCTGACCTCCGATATAACAcacataatgaaaataaaaatatttaagatgAATTTTACTGTTGGAATTTTGTAAAAGACTATTGTATTGTCATGTTGCCTCATGGTAATTAAGGAGCAATATCAATTTAGCAAAGGCTAACAGCTTCTTAAAAACCTGTTTGGTTTTGTTGTGGTACAAATAAGGAAATAAAGGGATAACAGCAGTTTAAACACATTCAAgttatttactgtaaaaaaaaaaaaattacctgaaAATAAAACCCCTTGTAAGTATCATAAACATTTCTGAACTACTGACCTGCAAAAATAATCAAGTTTTGCAATAAATTTTGGCAGATTGAGCAaggctttctactttttttttttttcttgactctGAGATGGTGCTATTACGCTCAGTAGAAATCCATGTGTTTGAAAGGGTCGTGttcgttgtttgtttgttgttgtttttttcccctgctgATGCGTCAGCCACGGAAATCACATAATCATGTTATTGTTTCGATCCAGTCCAGGCGTCTCtagttgctgtagctgaaagggCACTGCAGCCATAATGGCCGTGAACAGACATAGATTTTGATGGGCATTACGACAATTGATGCATTGGCCGGCGTTATTTTGAGCCCTGCACAGATATTTTGAGTTTATAAGTTAACAATCATCTTACTTTTAACTCCAAAAAGATAGTGCTGCTTTATGACCTGTATAATGGCTTAAGGGTCTGATAAAATCTGAATTTGACCGCACCTCTGAAAAATTTGACTCTGCGCACAACCAGACTACTAGTAGTGTAGATTTCTAATAATGTAAATTTAAGTATAACCCTTTAGAAACCTTTAGGACCAAAATATCTATCAGGGATAAGACTTGACAAATATGATGTCCATTATTGCTAAAACCTCTAAAATCTCTTTACAAGTACCTTTCTGGGAACCCCGTTTATATGAAGCTTGACCATGTACTTCCCACATGGGTTATACTCAGGCTGTCCATTTTTGTTCTGAGGGTAGATAATGCTAcaaagcacaaaaacaaaacaaaaccataagCAACTGGAGGAAAAGAACTCTGTTGATTAAATTATGCATATTGCACCCAGGGATCCAAATATTCAGTCTAACTGAACCAATTTGGTTTATAAACACAAAGGTTTTCTAGGTATTATTTAGAGTTGTCCCAATGAACAGCTGGTATTAATACCGGTTTGccagaatggaaaaaaaaataacctgttttaaaatggaacagggCCAcattgattatttgtttattaaattataCAGGTATTAGGACTAGAGATTAATCCAATAAACTTTAATTATTCATTATGAATTTCAGAGGGTTTTAAAGAGATTTGAAAATTCTGAATGTAAACTGTGATCAATTCTGCCTTGTAAAAGAGGAAAACAGTCTCCTCTCCATGTATCACTATTATGTAGGTCTGCATAGTGTGCCATTATGACTACCATTGCAGCTCAATATAACATCAAGACTAGTAtcattttttttgtgcaaatgtGTTTAATACACAACACAGTGCTTCAGGAAACATGAGCAATTACTACTACAACCAATGATAATAGTAGTGCAATTGGATCAAAATGTGATTTTACTGACCGTAGCATTGTAATTTAAGATTGCATATATGTACCAGGATAACATATCCGGATTTATACCACTCGTGTTCCTTGATAAATTTTGCGCCAAagattttatctttaaaaaagggAATGAAACACTGAACTTGTTCACCCCTGactacatttaaagaaaaaaagcaatgtacagtatgtaaacttTGCTTGGTATGACTGGGGCAGGAGTTTGTTACATTTGCTATATGAATATAATATGAACTGCCCTTCATAACTTTTTGCTTATGTTAGAAAGGATTAACGTAGTCAGACAATTAACCACTTTGTAAAAAGTACCATGCCACAAAATATTTCTgaataatggttattttattctAATGAAGACAGCGCAGGCAAGTGCCTTAAAGAGCCAAAACCCTAATTGTTTTAACCATACTGTTAAGGTTGGTTGTGAGAAAGCAGTGCTGCAAAACCAGTTAACATCACAATAAATACGGCACTATGGGCTGTTTTAATATGTTGTTGTATTTTGTGACTATGGCGGCATGTTTCTTGGATTTGTACCAGTTCCCCATAAAACATGCCTGAAAGACATTTGCATGGCGGATAATGATTAAGAAATGTACCTTGTGATTAACTTCTTGTTGTAGCGCCTCTCGTACGCTGCACTTATTGCCAGAGATGCTACAAAAGAACAGTCTGATACCACAGtctattaaaaaaagtaaatacattaagtacagtaaatacacacacacatatatatatatatatgacacacacacacagaggaatatGTGCTGTTTGGATGTGATACATAAGCTGGAAACAATGAATTATTTTACTTAAAATGCACCAAACAGAAAACTTGTTAGACAAGaaatgctgcagctctgccttTGCCTTGATATCTCTGGAATTCAATtgattcatgttttctttctaaAAAGCTACACCCTAATGTTAGTCAGCTCAGTTACTGCATTACCAAAAAGGACTGGAAAAAACAATTACTGAACTGTATAGTCCATGAATCATCTCCCTGAAACTGTTTGCACCCAGTCTGAAAACTGGGTAGGGTCATATAAATCATGAAGTCCCTCTAAGTCAATCAAAGCACCAGATTCCTAAACATATCACCTTAAGTAGAATATGAAGGTTGAAAATACGTATGTTGAAAAGGTTTCCTGTtcataataacatttttaaaatcctgtCATCTTGAGACAGATTTGGAGCTCACCTGTTTGATGCTAAAGCTGGACACAGTGTAGATCATGGTGGGGTTGTTGGAAATCTCATCTGGTCGAACCCATCTGGAGAATATGGCTTTCTGTTTGGGTGACAGGGCGAGCTTTCCAAATTTGTCTCTTTAAAACAAAAGACATGCGTACACATCATATATGTTACTTAAACTTTACATATTGTAGGATATTTCACTTGAATTTATATCAACTTGCAGTCACTAATACAAACAGGCTATTTTTCTAGTTCTAGCCTAATATTTTTCAGCAGAAACATTATCTTATAGAGGAGTACAGCTCTAATAAATAAAGTCCTCTGAACTTACGAAAACGGCATTGGGAAGGCAAACCGTTCCTTTAGGTCAACACTCATGAATGGGACATATTCTATACCATTAATCCTAGAGGTCTTCCTGTGGAACAAACAGAAAAAGCAGAAATGCATTTAATTCAACTGTAATGATAGAATGAAGACAATAGTTCACAATGCCAGTGTTACATACCTATCAGATCTAAATATAGAAGTGTTTTAGTGCCTTCACAGAAAATCTCTCCCTCTTATGCGTAGTACAATAGACAAGGTACATGGGTCATAATATATTTCCACACAATAATATCTCAAGTTGGTTTTGAGCCGTAATACATGAGTGGCATAGCCAAGAGTCCATTGCTAGCTCAAAACTAACGAGAGACATTTTTGTGTGGTAATGTATTCtgacctatattattattttatatagtcTATGTTTCTTACcttctagtttcattttgtttgtgtaaaatgCGGCGTACTGCTGTAGAAAATGCTGCAAtcattcatgccaaagctgcccgattccagccttgttgaagcacccccagatcatcaccgatccttcaccacatttcacagtgggtgcgagacactgtggcttgtaggcctctccaggtctccgtctaaccattagacgaccaggtgttgggcaaagctaaaaattggactcatctgggggtgcttcagcaaggctggaatcgggcagctttgtctttgtgaaggacgcatgaatcaagccaagtacaaggttgtcctggaagaaaacttgcttccttctgctctgacaatgttccccaactctgaggattggtttttccagcaggacaatgctccatgccacacagccaggtcaaccaaggtgtggatggaggaccaccagatcaagaccctgtcatggccagcccaatctccagacctgaaccccattgaaaacctctggaatgtgatcaagaggaagatggatggtcacaagccatcaaacaaagccgagctgcttgaatttttgcgccaggagtggcataaagtcacccaacatcaatgtgaaagactggtggagagcatgccaagacgcatgaaagctgtgcttgaaaatcagggttattccaccaaatattgatttctgaactcttcctaagttaaaacattagtattgtgttgtttaaaaatgaatatgaacttattttctttgcattattcgaggtctgacaacactgcatcttttttgttattttgaccagttgtcattttctgcaaataaatgctctaaatgacaatatttttatttggaatttgggagaaatgttgtcagtagtttatagaataaaacaaaaatgttcattttacccaaacgcatacctataaatagtaaaaccagagaaactgataattttgcagtggtctcttaattttttccagagctgtatataggtAATAGGGATATGCAAATTTCACCATTAcaacagccaatcaaatcgcatgaAAGTAGCCAAAAgacttctacattcacagcgtttcaAAAGTCAGACTAGACTGACGAGTAaaaagctcaggagagtaagtaaccCATGGTCGGTCTtctaattaaagctacagtaccacattagctgcgcgtatattgtgttaaactgttACTGGGGCAAATGGGGTTAACCAGTGTAAGTTTACGTGATGATCAACTATCTCTAGCCAATATTATTTTTCTAATGCAGGGGTGTGTTATAGAGAAATAATGCAAGCTGCTGAACTAAGAAGAGAGtttattttctttcagtttttttaGTAAAAGCACTGTTCAGAATGCTATCCAGTGTCACCTCAAGACTTCAATCTCCTCGTTTGTGTACTTCTGCCCTTGTGGCTCGCAGGACTGCACCGGTCGGACTGGCTGGGGTTTATCTTGCAGGCTGAAGTCAGGTCCCAGGGGCTTGAAGCTTCTCACTGGGTTACCGGGCTTGGCCGATGCAGGTCTGTCCTTGGGAGCTGGCTTAGACAGGGTGTCTTTAAGACCCTCTGCTCTGtgaaaaaagataataaatggAGCATCAGTTATTAGTTTGGATTCTAGAGTCAGAACAATGTAAATATGTAAGTATAATATGGTCATAAGGCCTGTTTCTCACCATAACACCCAACAACCACTTTGTGTACAATAAAGTCAAAGAATATCCCCCAAATTACAACTAAGTAGATGTTTTATATCCAGCATATGTCTATGCATCATATTACAAGGCCTGTTAAATATGgatgttgttttacaaaagagtAGTTCCAGAATTTCTTGAGGACCCAATGGGCAACTTTTGTAGACCCCAGACTTTTTTTACTACGTTAAAATGGACAGTAATTTGTGTTTCTACTATGCATTAACTGGGCTTTACTACACATTGCAGTAATCTTTTATAAGTGCAAATACCCACAAACATGACAAAATTCATGTCACTCCTCCTTGAACATTATAAAACCGGTGCACAGCTGACATCCAAGCTCTTAGTGTAACACACCTGTCAAGGGCCTGCCGAGCTAGTTGTTTCAGTTTGAGTTGGAGGGTTTGGTCAGAAGTCTCATTAGCCTGAAAGAAAACAAGATGGGATGACAATTGCTCTTTAATCTTAAAAGGGAAGGAGAATGTAATGCATTCCTTCATGTATTTACTTTGTACATGCACTGTATTGAAATGCAAGAATTGTACATCATgaggagtgtttttttgtttttttttactgaacgcCAGTTTTTGCTTAGTTATACATGATTtgtgtctattattcaatattttcacggtagtattttctaggaaatatacaatattttgattaaaatgctgttttattttgactccaacattgtaataagcagctctaCACTCTATATcgtaggatacagcagacgtttagacatCAGATGATCAAATACCATTCAAACGTgcttctctgtcacttcacaaacacattatcacctgattatgttggccaatcaaagtctgattattgtggcaattgctgggcgaactactagcttgatcaaaaactaaactgaaatactTACACAAAAATATATGAGGAATGgatgaggaatggagagaaaacataaatcagtttataaatactcaaaagaaaacaaatgtttcgaagaatgcaaaaagcaaaaatagcagaagtgggtcattTGGGGCAGAGGATGCACCGCGTTGCAAATACTGCTGGATTGAGGTACATTTcgtgctgacaataaaagaacatactgaaaaataagcgacacattaaactaaaacaagaaagtgaactgagagacaagcaatccgtTTATCctgcttttacacacactttaataaaaagaaagtgcagaatgactgtgttaatgagtttgtcagagtgctgtgctttgctggacagccactgtttattgcagagaggtatgcattggtgacttcgtgcgacagtaccatctgtagtaaaacactgcctaacaccgacaaacttaatcgtaaatatttgacagaaaatggtgatgctttagttgtcaattttttatttttttttatgatttcagggcgaataaacctggcttgttttgtgctgatgtcatgttcataccttctgtagatactatttccgtcagcacagcaattgcccaaacgtttgcaaagtaccagctaacttgggaaaatgtggcatcgacttgcacagattctgcttcatacatgccagggacattattaatcaaaaAACAGAACTGCTACTCATCATATTCcactgtttcaattaaaaactattttgtaccaatttttttttttaaaagataaaaaccgaaaacgtgGAACACTAACCACGAGTTAAAGTAAAAATCATGTATTCTGGAATCTGACGCTTtaccttacacacacacaatatcatcaCCACATCTGCACTGTGCTGCGTCAAAGATGACAGCTGAAAGACACCTTGTTTCTTTTCCCAGGTTTACGCCAAAAGCAATAGGAATCAAACTACCTGTCTGGTATTCAAAGGTCAACTATTTCTCAATGAACTCCATGACCGACAGTACTTCGTTTTTGGGATACAAATACAAAAGGCAGACTGAGGGCATGATTTAGGATACTGCTCAGCTCTTCATGATGCTGCAGATAATAAACAACTAAATAAAGTACAAAACTCAATGTTAAATTAAAATCTACACCCTATGTCTATCTGTAGCAGAGGATTGACGTACTGTATGGTAGCCGTTGATGTCTTTGCAATTCAAATATTTGTAGTTTCAAAATAATATGTAACAAACAAATCACAAAGCTTGATCTGTAATCGTCTGTCAAAATGGGGGGCAACCTACCACCTTACCGGTCTTTGAGGTATTCAAATCTTAATCAGTACAAAAGCAATCATTACATAGTCTATAAACTCAATGCACAGGTATATCAGTTTCGAGATTTTATTTATAGCACAACAACAATGGATTCCAACGAAGGCCAACGTCACACAAGGAAGAAGAAAATCAAGTAAAACTGGCACAGCAAGAAATGTATAGAAATGCAACAATGGACAGCAATTTCAGCACATTACACCAGCCCCAAATGCCTTTGTGCCAGTGCAAACAGCTGATATTGTGTGGAGTATTCACCTACCGTTTCTATACACAGTTCCACAGCCTGCGTGTACAGTTCTACAGCTTCTTCCACGTTGCCTTTCTCATCATCGTCAAAGGCTTGTGTGACCAGAAAGTGAGCCCGCTCTAGATCAAGCTGATGCTTCGACTTAAGGGGATCAATGCTCTGTGCCTGAactaaatgaacaaaaaaaaaattaacacaggTTTCTTTTCTTGTTgctcaaaatattttattttgttgctcAAAATAAAATATCAACCATAACTAAACACTCAATCAGCTTTACTATAACTGTGGGGTGGAACCGGTAAATGGCATAAAAGTCCATTTTAATGATAAGAACTTCCTTGTCAGAAAGCGGGGAGCAGATACTAAAATGATGCTTTCACACTCCATAACTCACAAATTAAGTAATATGGAGGTCACTGTCACACAGGTAGACTAAAGTATAGGATTGTGGGACACCTTTGACTTTTGACCTCCAGTTCAAGGTTTCAGAATACCAAGCTAATTCTCTGTGTTCAACGTTCTCACAACAGGAATAGAACCGATGATCAGATTTAGATAACATTTTACAGAATTAAACAGGAACTTTGTTCCTACTGTGTTTGAAGAAAATCAGTCTTCTCAAACTGAATACCACTAACCAAGAACCAAGAACCAAAACCATTGATCCAACAATGACTGGTTAAGGATTCACATATATTTAACAAGAGTTGACTGTGAAGatactttgtatttttatttggtaCAGTGGTAGCCATGGCTAGCTATAAAAATGGAGAAGTATGGCGCAGTATTCTACACGGTAAAACTGAAGTCAATACAACATGCCATTTAGTTAACCTGTCCTGCATCTTCTATATGCTAGAGCACTTCACCAACTTATCATACCAATTTTAATGCACTAGGTTTAAAATTTAATTACTACTACTATCATTTGCAGGTGAAACACTATATATTTACTCTATTAAGCTTTTGCTTCAGTATAAATTCTGCaagatatttaaataataaagataacAACTTAAGGCATCTTATATGCAATTATATAATTTCTTATGaggtttttattttatcatgAAAACTATAGTTTCAtagttttttaatatatttttaaaagcactgaaGCATAAACAGTTTATCAgcattgtaaatattttttttcattttaatagtgATAGATACCGGTAAGTgagtatggaggataatttgtgccaaaattaaaaaaaaaaaaaataaaattcgaaataaataattaaataaataactaaataaataaataaataaaaaacgaaataaatacatacaaatataaatacataaataaatataaaacgaaataaatacataaataagtagaaactgaaatatatttaataatttatctatttatttattttgttatttatttacgtatttattttgttttttatttatttatttacttacttatatatttatttatttatttatttcgttttttatttcgttttttattttcgcttttttatttcgttttttttctctatttattTCATCTCttaattttggcacaatcttttcgagctaccgtcaatcatgctcgatggGCGGGACAATAAGTGAATCGGTGATCTACTAACTTTGCCTGGTAGTAGTGCGGAGAGGTGTGCAGTCAGGGCTACAACGTCGTTGTTGTACAGTTTCAATGCTGTGAATATTCCATACGTTACAAATGTGTACAATATGACTTATAGGAGTCTTATCCTAGAAAAGATTAGGGAGCTTTTAATTCAAGTTGAATGTGGGTCGGTAAATGACGACTTTATTTTGTGTCGAGTAGATTGGCTGTTGGAAAGAATAGGGCAGATATTGGCATGTACTGATGAACATATTGATGAAGGTGCCAGAACCAACTTGCAGATAATTCGCCCATCAAATTCTACGCAGTACCAGTGACGACGGTATAGCAGAAGAGTCCGCAGCGGTAGGCCAAACTGGGACGGGAAAATCTGGACGTCCCAATATATTTTTACCCAGGGAGCCCTCTCCGCACTTCGCACTTCGCGAACaaatcgttctttttgaatgactcactaggtgaacgatgggaatcggatcagagtccccattgaattggttcttttgattcaccctatgaacaagctgcgtggcgcacaggagtcgagttaccagcctatcaaaccTCATGAAGTGATTctttacctctcgagtctggctgatttgttcgttgtaacaaggaaaccgggttgtctctcaactcgttgagtgttatgaaactgaagacgtatgtgccatgttggatccaaattcccgcttacttagtgcatgataagaactctgtgtaagccaaaatggcgtcagttacatcc
The Acipenser ruthenus chromosome 3, fAciRut3.2 maternal haplotype, whole genome shotgun sequence genome window above contains:
- the LOC117394173 gene encoding calpain-7-like; translated protein: MDSSALELDAVKFAKSAVFNDQNGKYNEAVFYYKEAAQALIYARMAGSKLENIQDKISEYLDRVDALHTAVQAQSIDPLKSKHQLDLERAHFLVTQAFDDDEKGNVEEAVELYTQAVELCIETANETSDQTLQLKLKQLARQALDRAEGLKDTLSKPAPKDRPASAKPGNPVRSFKPLGPDFSLQDKPQPVRPVQSCEPQGQKYTNEEIEVLRKTSRINGIEYVPFMSVDLKERFAFPMPFSDKFGKLALSPKQKAIFSRWVRPDEISNNPTMIYTVSSFSIKQTVVSDCSFVASLAISAAYERRYNKKLITSIIYPQNKNGQPEYNPCGKYMVKLHINGVPRKVIIDDYLPVDHNGELLCSYSSNKNELWVSLIEKAYMKVMGGYDFPGSNSNIDLHALTGWIPERIAMHSDNQAFSKDDTFRMLYQRFHKGHVLITTATGVMTEEEGERWGLVPTHAYAVLDIREYKGLRFLQLKNPWSHLRWKGRFSERDEKSWTTELLKYLNFDPKTAQKFDNGVFWITWEDLCQYYDVIYLSWSPALFKESSCIHSTWEAKQGPVKDAYSLANNPQFKLEAQCPQGGAAVWVLLTRHITDKDDFASNREFITLVVYKTDGKKVYYPSDPPPYIDGIRINSPHYLTKIKLTTAGTHTFSLVVSQYEKQNTIHYTLRVYSGCKCNFTKIPTPYTQYKRSNGQWKGQSAGGCGNYKETYKHNPIYQFQLEKPGPLLIELRGSRQYSVGFEVITVSTVGEPGPSGFQKKSSGNYRCGFCYMEVDFVPAGVYNIIPTTFLPNQEGPFFLDFNSTTPLQVSQLQ